The following are encoded together in the Cyanobacterium aponinum PCC 10605 genome:
- a CDS encoding 4Fe-4S dicluster domain-containing protein, with protein sequence MALSEAIFFDSCNYLYISSIAIIFIIMGNLVDELKRDIQYQHGMNACLNCGICTAVCPAAEVYEYSPREVMNICHTEDEEWLIDLLKSDKIWFCGQCYSCKPRCPRGNSTADVILALRRLSVRHGYFAESEKGRQQLFAKRVFGENMLKRGYTLTAENITPEHFPELGDNWEYYFEHMKEMREWWDVPMDKENSAGSHRIIPEKDMDELRAIYKATGAIELMEAVEKGMEKKLGSKEEVERYWQNWVETADSRNYEMKGS encoded by the coding sequence ATGGCATTATCTGAAGCTATCTTTTTTGATAGTTGCAATTATTTATATATTTCTTCTATTGCAATCATTTTTATCATTATGGGCAATCTAGTTGATGAGTTAAAACGGGATATTCAATATCAACATGGTATGAATGCCTGTTTAAACTGTGGTATTTGTACTGCGGTATGTCCTGCGGCGGAGGTTTATGAGTATTCCCCTAGAGAGGTGATGAATATTTGTCACACTGAGGATGAGGAATGGCTGATTGATTTACTCAAATCCGATAAAATTTGGTTTTGTGGACAGTGCTATTCTTGTAAGCCAAGATGTCCTAGAGGTAATAGTACCGCCGATGTGATTTTGGCTTTGCGTCGTCTTTCCGTGCGTCACGGTTATTTTGCGGAGTCGGAAAAAGGGCGACAACAGTTATTTGCAAAACGGGTATTCGGTGAAAATATGTTGAAACGGGGTTATACTCTCACTGCCGAAAATATTACTCCTGAGCATTTTCCTGAGTTGGGAGATAATTGGGAATACTATTTTGAGCATATGAAGGAGATGCGGGAATGGTGGGATGTGCCGATGGATAAGGAAAACAGTGCAGGTTCTCATCGTATTATCCCTGAAAAAGATATGGATGAGTTACGGGCTATCTATAAGGCTACAGGTGCGATCGAGCTTATGGAGGCAGTAGAGAAAGGCATGGAGAAAAAACTCGGTAGCAAGGAAGAAGTTGAGAGATATTGGCAAAACTGGGTGGAAACTGCCGATAGTCGCAATTATGAGATGAAAGGTTCGTAG